From a region of the Brachionichthys hirsutus isolate HB-005 chromosome 9, CSIRO-AGI_Bhir_v1, whole genome shotgun sequence genome:
- the jak3 gene encoding tyrosine-protein kinase JAK2, with translation MDLSEEELSPLVDRDREGTQRSSSRTGPSIEVHLYFFPTTIHIPSGQISAENVCIQAAKTCRILPVYFSLFGLASADLSFWYPPSHMFSSEDNLQVHFRVRFFFANWIGQGPQTSYRYGLTRDRMGPVLDCSVIDYLFAQVRSDFIASKAGVAPPLSAQGKCLGLVVLDLLRMAEERHYSTKEICKTVSYKSCLPESHRLDIQKRNRLDRFRIRNTLKGFLKNLGTNSVDECSLKIKYLIELAGIEPSLGSETFRVNPSCSQSTFSLLCVNGETGIQTSASCHPDGAQWQTFCDFNDIIDISIKGACHEQGLEDSRMVTITRKDDKCLEAEFQSLKAALSFVSLVDGYFRLITDSTHYFCHDIAPPSILQGIKSHCHGPITSEFAVHKLKKSGFKGGAFVLRQSPENYDNFFLTVCVQTPLGLDYKDCLIIKSEFYSLPGVRKSFSSLRELTSYYQHNKLLLAKVPVKLGRCCPPRPQELTNLIIIRNSSSLEAQGSPTHDRNKFSHIQFHMIKYEDLKLDECLGKGSFTRIFKGYKTDIRDGERHETPVFLKELDAIHKNCWESFFEAASLMSQLSHKHLLLVHGVSVHGVKNIMVQEFVEYGALDLYLKRGNSVSVSWKLDVVKQLASVLNFLEGKNIVHGNICAKNLLLAREGDLSQGRPPFIKLSDPGISVAMLEKDVILDRIPWMAPEMIEAPDNMTLECDKWSFGTTVWEIFNSGNNPLQGWDLDEKWQFYESFQQLPPSQWTELADLIGLCMNYQPAFRPSSRSIIRQLNSLITSDYVTLHSTDLVTQTPAWRALSATQYNQTLFEERHLRYISLLGKGNFGSVELCRYDPLGDNTGELVAVKKLQPNKQSTMEDFKKEINSLSVFHCDYIVKYKGVCYSAGRLSMSLVMEYLPYGSLIGYLDGKRQNVNTRRMLLFASQICKGMEYLQSLRYVHRDLAARNILVASESLVKIADFGLTKVIPFDKEYYRVTQPGESPIFWYAPESLSESRFSQKSDVWSFGVVLHELFSYCDMNSNPKRLYMQEIGFNVQSPSISMHLTNILKNNWRLPAPPDCPPKVYGLMKECWAYNFKERPCFSSLGNQIEMISQDERENPKG, from the exons ATGGATCTCAGTGAAGAGGAGTTGAGTCCGTTGGTGGACCGGGACAGGGAAGGCACCCAGAGGTCCAGTTCTCGCACTGGTCCCAGTATAGAGGTGCACCTCTACTTCTTCCCAACAACAATACACATTCCATCCGGCCAAATCTCTGCTGAAAATGTCTGCATCCAAGCAGCCAAAACATGCA GAATTTTACCAGTATATTTCAGCCTATTTGGTTTGGCATCAGCTGATCTGTCATTCTGGTATCCTCCATCACACATGTTCAGCTCCGAAGACAACTTACAAGTCCACTTCAGAGTCAG gtttttttttgcaaactgGATTGGTCAAGGCCCTCAAACATCGTACCGCTACGGTCTCACCCGAGACAGGATGGGTCCCGTCCTGGACTGCAGTGTCATCGATTATCTCTTTGCTCAG GTACGAAGTGACTTTATTGCTAGCAAGGCAGGGGTGGCTCCACCTTTGAGCGCCCAAGGGAAATGCCTTGGCCTTGTCGTCCTGGACTTACTGAGAATGGCTGAGGAACGCCACTACAGCACGAAGGAGATCTGCAAGACTGTCAG CTACAAGTCATGCCTTCCTGAATCACATCGTCTTGACATACAGAAACGAAACCGTCTGGACCGTTTCCGAATCAGAAACACCCTGAAGGGTTTCTTAAAGAACCTTGGAACAAACTCAGTGGATGAGTGCAGCTTGAAGATCAAATACTTGATTGAACTGGCTGGCATTGAACCTTCATTGGGAAGTGAAACCTTCCGGGTGAATCCTTCTTGCTCCCAGTCcactttttctcttttgtgtgtTAATGGGGAAACAGGAATTCAAACCAGTGCGAGCTGTCATCCTGATGGTGCCCAG tGGCAGACCTTTTGCGATTTCAACGACATCATTGACATCAGTATAAAGGGGGCATGCCATGAACAGGGTCTCGAAGACAGCAGGATGGTGACAATCACCCGCAAAGACGACAAATGTTTG GAAGCCGAGTTCCAAAGCCTCAAAGCAGCACTTTCATTTGTCTCACTTGTCGATGGCTACTTCAGATTGATCACAGACTCTACCCATTACTTCTGTCATGATATCGCCCCCCCAAGTATTCTGCAGGGCATCAAAAGCCACTGTCATGGCCCAATCAC ATCAGAGTTTGCAGTCCACAAGCTGAAAAAGTCCGGATTTAAAGGCGGCGCGTTCGTTCTGCGACAGAGTCCCGAGAACTACGACAACTTCTTCCTCACCGTTTGTGTTCAG ACGCCACTTGGGCTTGATTATAAAGACTGCCTCATCATTAAGAGTGAGTTTTACAGTCTCCCCGGCGTCCGGAAATCCTTTTCCAGCTTAAGAGAACTCACCAGCTATTACCAACAcaacaagctgctgctggctAAAGTGCCAGTGAAGTTGGGCCGCTGTTGTCCGCCCCGACCCCAAG AGCTCACAAATCTGATCATCATACGCAACAGCAGCTCCCTGGAAGCTCAAGGTTCTCCAACACATGACAGGAACAAATTCAGCCACATCCAGTTCCACATGATCAAATATGAAGACCTTAAGTTG GATGAATGCCTTGGAAAGGGATCTTTCACTCGAATTTTCAAAGGCTACAAAACAGACATTCGTGATGGGGAGAGACATGAGACACCGGTTTTCCTCAAAGAGCTCGATGCCATCCACAAAAACTGCTGGGAG TCGTTCTTTGAAGCTGCTAGCCTGATGAGTCAGctttcacacaaacacctcCTCCTTGTACATGGCGTCAGTGTTCACGGAGTAAAGA ACATTATGGTACAGGAGTTTGTCGAGTACGGGGCCCTTGACCTTTACCTGAAGAGGGGGAATTCTGTGTCAGTGAGCTGGAAACTTGACGTGGTCAAACAGCTCGCCTCTGTGCTGAACTTTCTG GAGGGAAAAAATATTGTTCATGGAAATATCTGCGCAAAAAATTTGCTGCTAGCCAGAGAAGGTGACCTGTCACAGGGCAGGCCTCCGTTCATCAAGCTCAGCGACCCAGGCATCAGCGTTGCCATGCTAGAAAAGGATG TGATCCTGGACAGAATTCCCTGGATGGCCCCAGAGATGATCGAGGCTCCTGATAACATGACGCTGGAGTGTGATAAGTGGAGCTTTGGTACCACTGTGTGGGAAATCTTCAACAGTGGGAATAATCCACTGCAAGGCTGGGATTTAGATGAG AAGTGGCAGTTTTATGAGAGCTTCCAGCAGCTGCCTCCCTCACAATGGACAGAGCTGGCTGATCTGATCGGTCTGTGCATGAACTACCAGCCCGCCTTCAGACCCTCCAGTCGCAGTATCATCCGTCAGCTCAACAGTCTCATCACTTCCG ACTATGTGACATTGCACTCCACTGACCTCGTCACGCAGACTCCTGCGTGGCGAGCCCTCAGCGCCACTCAGTACAACCAGACGTTGTTTGAAGAGAGGCACCTACGCTACATCTCTCTTCTGGGAAAA GGAAACTTTGGCAGCGTCGAACTTTGCAGATATGACCCACTGGGCGATAACACAGGCGAACTGGTTGCTGTGAAGAAGCTGCAGCCCAACAAGCAGTCGACCATGGAAGATTTCAAGAAGGAGATCAACAGCCTCAGTGTTTTTCACTGTGACTACATCGTCAAGTACAAAGGAGTCTGTTATAGCgcag GTCGCCTCAGTATGAGCTTAGTAATGGAGTACCTGCCCTACGGCAGCCTCATTGGCTACTTGGATGGTAAACGTCAAAATGTCAACACCAGGCGGATGCTGCTTTTTGCCTCCCAGATCTGTAAG GGCATGGAGTACCTGCAGTCCCTGCGGTATGTGCACAGAGATCTTGCGGCCAGAAATATCCTCGTGGCCAGTGAGTCACTGGTGAAAATCGCTGATTTTGGTCTGACCAAGGTTATTCCTTTCGACAAGGAATATTACCGAGTCACCCAGCCTGGAGAGAGCCCCATCTTCTG GTATGCTCCAGAATCCCTCAGTGAGTCCAGATTCTCCCAGAAGTCAGATGTATGGAGTTTTGGAGTTGTTCTTCATGAGCTGTTTTCCTACTGTGACATGAACTCCAACCCAAAAAGA CTGTACATGCAGGAGATTGGATTTAATGTGCAGAGTCCATCCATTTCAATGCATCTGACCAACATACTTAAGAATAACTGGAGGTTGCCAGCTCCTCCGGACTGTCCACCCAAG GTGTATGGCTTGATGAAGGAGTGCTGGGCTTACAACTTCAAGGAGCGCCCTTGTTTTTCAAGTTTGGGAAACCAGATTGAAATGATCTCAcaggatgagagagagaacccCAAAGGCTGA
- the LOC137899458 gene encoding N-acetyllactosaminide beta-1,3-N-acetylglucosaminyltransferase 3-like, giving the protein MRKVCTTRLLLATTLVLFALHLCKDFIDLKVIRPQVYKKVEEGQIRLPSTNNSDVFLWPTCQINALASNVTGFQDLPNNIKDFLYHRHCRHFPMLLDLPGKCGGPDKSAEVFLLLVIKSSPLNYDRREVLRKTWAKERSYNGVWIRRLFISGTSDSGFEKRRLNELLELEHRQYGDVLQWDFMDTFYNLTLKQILFLEWMERSCPNVRFLLNGDDDVFANPDNMVEFLQSLKNNDGSKHLFTGHLIQNVGPIRESYSKYYIPVQVQESEAYPPYCGGGGFLLSGYTASVIYKMSKSVEILPIDDVYMGMCLAKAGLGPTSHMGVMTAGLRVPPGTLDQYDPCFFRDVLLVHRFLSARLFHMWHRINDPDLKCS; this is encoded by the coding sequence ATGAGAAAAGTCTGCACGACAAGGTTATTGCTGGCAACGACTCTTGTTCTCTTTGCCCTCCATCTCTGCAAAGATTTTATCGACCTCAAAGTCATCCGACCTCAAGTGTATAAAAAAGTGGAGGAAGGTCAAATCAGACTGCCCTCCACAAATAACTCTGATGTTTTCCTTTGGCCAACGtgtcaaataaatgcattgGCTTCCAATGTgactggcttccaagatcttcCTAATAACATCAAGGATTTCCTCTACCATCGTCACTGTCGCCACTTCCCCATGCTGCTGGACCTTCCGGGCAAATGCGGAGGACCTGATAAATCAGCAGAGGTCTTCCTTCTGTTGGTGATTAAAAGCTCTCCTCTGAACTACGACCGCAGAGAGGTGCTGCGCAAAACCTGGGCTAAAGAGCGGTCATACAACGGCGTGTGGATTCGAAGGCTCTTCATATCTGGAACGTCAGATTCAGGTTTTGAGAAAAGGAGACTGAACGAACTCCTGGAGCTGGAGCATCGCCAGTACGGCGACGTCCTCCAGTGGGACTTCATGGACACGTTCTACAACCTCACCTTGAAGCAGATCCTCTTTCTGGAATGGATGGAAAGAAGCTGCCCAAACGTCCGCTTCCTGCTGAATGGTGACGACGACGTCTTCGCCAACCCAGACAACATGGTGGAGTTTCTCCAAAGCCTTAAGAATAATGATGGAAGCAAGCACCTCTTTACTGGCCATCTCATCCAGAATGTGGGGCCCATTAGAGAATCTTACAGCAAGTATTATATCCCAGTTCAGGTGCAGGAATCAGAGGCATACCCCCCCTACTGCGGGGGTGGGGGTTTCCTCTTGTCTGGCTACACAGCTTCAGTTATatataaaatgtcaaagtctGTGGAAATTCTTCCCATTGATGATGTTTACATGGGGATGTGTCTGGCCAAAGCGGGACTCGGCCCAACATCCCATATGGGTGTTATGACAGCAGGACTTCGCGTTCCCCCCGGCACACTGGATCAATACGATCCTTGCTTTTTCAGAGACGTTTTATTGGTGCACAGGTTTCTTTCTGCTCGCTTGTTCCATATGTGGCACCGAATCAATGATCCTGATCTCAAGTGTTCTTAA
- the LOC137899612 gene encoding LOW QUALITY PROTEIN: N-acetyllactosaminide beta-1,3-N-acetylglucosaminyltransferase 3-like (The sequence of the model RefSeq protein was modified relative to this genomic sequence to represent the inferred CDS: inserted 1 base in 1 codon) codes for MGLMGITLQRSSRSFNMLRYVLPNLITSYTFXVNNGSIYFTHLRSFERFLMLRGVKTGVVLLLLGTPLYLVQFSKNDEKTVVVQDVSEDSPAKSPQNNSYVHPWERCQQNTSLHNIGGFRALPRGIKDFLYHRHCRHFPMLLDLPDKCGGPDKSAEVFLLLVIKSSPLNYDRREVLRKTWAKERSYNGVWIRRLFISGTSDSGFEKRRLNELLELEHRQYGDILQWDFMDSLFNLTLKQILFLEWMERSCPNVRFLLNGDDDVFAHPDNMVDFLQSLENNNGSKHLFTGHLIQYARPMRWSQSKYFIPVQVHKPNSYPPYCGGGGFLLSGHTASVIYNVSRSITILPIDDVYMGMCLAKAGLSPTSHFGVSTLGFHIPSRKIDAHDPCYYREMLVVHRFPPPHLYLLWHRLNDPNLKCVSSKSSFW; via the exons ATGGGACTCATGGGAATAACCTTGCAGCGCTCAAGTAGATCTTTTAATATGTTAAGGTATGTATTACCTAATTTAATTACGAGCTACACGT CTGTGAATAATGGATCCATATATTTTACACATCTGCGCTCATTTGAAA GAT TTTTAATGCTGAGAGGAGTCAAAACAGGAGTTGTCTTGTTGCTTTTGGGAACTCCTCTCTACCTTGTTCAGTTCTCGAAAAATGATGAAAAGACCGTTGTTGTCCAAGACGTGAGCGAAGACAGTCCAGCCAAGTCACCCCAGAACAACTCCTATGTACACCCTTGGGAACGATGCCAACAAAATACATCTTTACATAATATAGGAGGCTTCAGAGCTCTTCCTCGAGGCATCAAGGATTTCCTCTACCATCGTCACTGTCGCCACTTCCCCATGCTGCTGGACCTTCCGGACAAATGCGGAGGACCTGATAAATCAGCAGAGGTCTTCCTTCTGTTGGTGATTAAAAGCTCTCCTCTGAACTACGACCGCAGAGAGGTGCTGCGCAAAACCTGGGCTAAAGAGCGGTCGTACAACGGCGTGTGGATTCGAAGGCTCTTCATATCTGGAACGTCAGATTCAGGTTTTGAGAAAAGGAGACTGAACGAACTCCTGGAGCTGGAGCATCGCCAGTACGGCGACATCCTCCAGTGGGACTTCATGGACTCCCTCTTTAACCTCACCTTGAAGCAGATCCTCTTCCTGGAATGGATGGAAAGAAGCTGCCCAAACGTCCGCTTCCTGCTGAATGGTGACGACGACGTCTTCGCCCACCCAGACAACATGGTGGACTTTCTCCAAAGCCTTGAGAATAATAATGGAAGCAAGCACCTCTTTACTGGCCATTTGATTCAATATGCTCGACCCATGAGGTGGTCACAGAGCAAATATTTCATTCCAGTTCAAGTGCACAAACCAAACTCATACCCCCCCtactgtgggggtgggggcttcCTCTTGTCGGGCCACACAGCTTCAGTTATATACAATGTGTCCCGGTCTATTACCATTCTTCCCATTGATGATGTTTACATGGGGATGTGTCTGGCCAAAGCAGGACTTTCTCCTACTTCCCATTTTGGTGTGAGTACTCTAGGATTTCACATTCCCTCTAGGAAAATAGATGCACACGATCCTTGTTATTATAGAGAGATGTTGGTGGTGCACAGATTCCCCCCACCTCACTTGTATCTCTTATGGCACAGACTAAATGATCCCAACCTGAAATGTGTTTCCTCCAAGAGTTCATTTTGGTAG